In a single window of the Solea senegalensis isolate Sse05_10M linkage group LG1, IFAPA_SoseM_1, whole genome shotgun sequence genome:
- the ccdc191 gene encoding coiled-coil domain-containing protein 191, which yields MMTSSGHNPDLFKWRSFSKSKTSSHKVHMKNGDIDQWRKRVESASEFAVSEVFSDKKKKPPSGSGGGRTVPLQSCDQLRDHDDAYSEAQALLGDWLSSKLRLELEMDDEDDLMCYTETEEPAALACSQPTAMNYDNFNDLYNCLAENNECSTVNHVLQDLMEQELLDSGMMEELALDVSQTRKKFRDPLITMEARHQQVRENRAQRDAERQRQQREREFQRAAREEAKKREQVAETRRKQELSRQEEMVQQEMVRLRRQMEQRRGLKQLVRQREFERKEGQTASDLLSAPTLSTQQKQQQQQQQQRVTEQLYKVQKIQTVVHMNNLKFLQRHFSAWYSVVLDRRLRMGKAMALSDWKRQLRAWRGWRTVVWAEQKQRAVVRTEEELRTEHRQCQLAMESDRRRLLRQCLNEWQRWCWVEREQRELLAQQQETRRKMAALINAASMGNLKAVGTSAYQPIMSSPEALNQPETTEEDVPQRSATLTPNASALLKDKMPVGAMTSKPTQPWQVTRRHVAPTASELHGARQRDDDGAFTCHRTAAAPSSSFENRHAAQQQIITQQRKLLKEQQEQIAQLNVEKSKMGLEMEIKKAKHLSQPSVRGGSRAKSHTVDCTQQRALKETEEPDGLWTPPKKTVKHQTCPHPSITAMEARARQRAERRKEIEEVKLKKEEEKLAEMKAAEEQREREEKEEKRRAAEKRKEEKRQGREKEEEKQRHLKKQQEQLKLASQHNNRALLLWRGLAPWKHLIQLQHANMQLAESHHNLFLLRQCTLGWQQSAKESLSEKEASADQLHQQFLLRRSLSCWKRLKDWRMIRDERAERFYRIRTLRRFLLALLDHVTQERLVQWDLQELAQEHNNRRVLWRCFLSWRQLPCVLREERKKEERRKKLGRKVSEVLPDFCSYLP from the exons ATGATGACGTCCTCAGGGCATAACCCTGACCTGTTTAAGTGGAGGAGCTTCAGCAAGAGTAAAACGTCATCACACAAG GTGCACATGAAGAACGGTGATATTGATCAATGGAGGAAG CGTGTGGAGTCGGCCTCCGAGTTTGCCGTCTCTGAAGTCTTCtcagacaagaagaagaaacctcCTTCAGGAAGCGGCGGCGGCCGCACTGTGCCTCTGCAGAGCTGTGACCAGTTAAGAGATCATGACGACGCATACAGTGAAG CTCAGGCTCTTCTTGGTGATTGGCTCAGCAGTAAGTTGCGGCTGGAGCTGGAGATGGATGACGAAGATGACCTAATGTGCTACACTGAGACTGAAGAACCTGCTGCACTGGCTTGTTCCCAGCCCACTGCCATGAACTATGACAACTTCAAtg aCCTCTACAACTGTCTGGCTGAGAACAATGAGTGCAGCACTGTTAACCACGTCCTACAAGACCTGATGGAGCAAGAGCTGTTGGACTCTGGGATGATGGAGGAACTGGCACTAGATGTAAGTCAAACAAGGAAGAAGTTCAGAGACCCGCTCATCACCATGGAAGCACGCCACCAACAG GTGCGAGAGAACAGGGCCCAGCGTGATGCTGAGaggcagaggcagcagagggagagggagtttCAGCGGGCTGCCAGAGAGGAGGCAAAGAAGAGGGAGCAAGTGGCAGAGACCAGGAGGAAGCAGGAGTTAAGTAGACAAGAGGAAATGGTGCAGCAGGAGATGGTGCGACTGCGACGCCAgatggagcagaggagaggcCTAAAACAGCTGGTGAGACAAAG AGAATTTGAGAGAAAGGAAGGACAGACGGCGAGTGACCTCCTGTCAGCTCCAACACTTTCCacacaacaaaagcagcagcagcagcagcagcagcagagggtcACAGAGCAGCTTTACAAAGTGCAGAAAATCCAAACCGTTGTTCACATGAACAACCTTAAG TTTCTGCAGAGGCATTTCTCTGCGTGGTATTCAGTGGTGTTGGACCGGAGGTTACGTATGGGGAAGGCCATGGCCCTCTCAGACTGGAAGAGGCAATTGAGAGCATGGCGAGGCTGGCGAACAGTGGTGTgggcagaacaaaaacaaagggcaGTGGTGAGAACAGAAGAGGAGCTACGGACTGAACACag ACAATGTCAGCTGGCTATGGAGAGCGACCGAAGGCGGCTGCTTCGTCAATGCCTGAACGAGTGGCAGCGATGGTGTTGGGTGGAGAGGGAACAGCGAGAGCTTTTGGCCCAGCAGCAGGAAACCCGTCGCAAGATGGCGGCTTTAATCAATGCCGCGTCTATGGGCAACCTCAAGGCTGTGGGAACCAGTGCTTATCAGCCAATAATGTCCTCACCTGAGGCACTGAATCAACCAGAGACcacagaggag GATGTTCCCCAAAGGTCAGCCACTTTGACCCCCAACGCCTCTGCACTTTTGAAGGATAAAATGCCTGTGGGTGCCATGACCTCCAAGCCCACTCAACCATGGCAGGTGACCCGGAGGCACGTAGCACCCACTGCTTCTGAGCTCCACGGCGCTCGGCAGAGAGACGATGATGGTGCCTTCACCTGCCACAGAACCGCTGCGGCGCCCAGCAGCAGCTTCGAGAACAGACACGCCGCCCAGCAGCAGATCATCACACAGCAAAGGAAGCTGCTGAAGGAGCAGCAAGAGCAAATTGCACAGCTGAACGTGGAGAAGAGCAAGATGGGTTTGGAGATGGAGATAAAGAAAGCCAAACACCTCTCACAGCCATCAGTGCGAGGGGGCTCGAGAGCAAAGAGCCACACCGTTGATTGCACACAGCAGAG GGCTCTGAAAGAGACTGAAGAGCCTGACGGTCTGTGGACACCTCCAAAGAAAACTGTCAAACACCAGACATGCCCTCATCCAAGCATCACAG CTATGGAGGCCCGTGCACGTCAACGCGCAGAGCGGAGAAAGGAAATCGAGGAAGTCAAGCTaaagaaggaggaagaaaagctG GCTGAGATGAAAgctgcagaggagcagagagagagggaggagaaggaggagaaacgCAGGGCAGCagaaaagaggaaggaggagaagaggcaaGGAAGAGAG aaggaagaagaaaaacagaggcatctgaaaaagcagcaggaacagctgAAACTAGCCagtcaacacaacaacagagccTTGTTGCTATGGAGAGGTCTGGCCCCATGGAAACACCTCATTCAGCTCCAGCATGCCAACATGCAG CTGGCCGAGAGTCATCACAATCTCTTCCTCTTGAGGCAGTGTACACTAGGCTGGCAGCAATCAGCAAAAGAGTCGCTGTCTGAGAAAGAAGCTTCTGCTGACCAACTGCACCAGCAATTTCTGCTTCGGAGGAGCTTAAGCTGCTGGAAGAGG CTGAAGGACTGGCGGATGATTCGGGACGAGCGAGCCGAGCGCTTCTATCGAATACGCACACTGCGGAGGTTTCTGCTGGCACTGCTGGACCATGTGACCCAGGAGAGGCTGGTGCAGTGGGATCTCCAGGAGCTGGCTCAGGAGCACAATAACAG ACGGGTGTTGTGGCGATGTTTCCTGTCCTGGAGGCAGCTTCCGTGTGTGCTGCgcgaggagagaaagaaggaggagcGGCGAAAGAAGCTGGGGCGGAAAGTGTCCGAGGTCCTGCCGGATTTCTGCTCCTATCTGCCGTAA
- the zdhhc23b gene encoding palmitoyltransferase ZDHHC23-B has protein sequence MKKRAKRRQEEDETLCCCEYVNRHGERSHVAACCCDCEDLDDAFDRLLKKEPQKPESLSKVAEVVTDRIRVPWLWGGARKLDLSVVPPLILLPVLLHLAALHFLLGIVSLIALPGLVLWYYYFTHRKKGQTLFFLSLALFSLAYMYYLFLTEVFPRGDIGPVQVLGVTVGVILTLVALIHSKRGPGTVLPNQEAVHSTVTYYSPLADRDPAVNGGRHDVTMTVNNRSGSVEQSGIELKDSRNWCPVCRVVRPPRAGHCRICGVCVLRLDHHCVWINSCVGQANHRSFLLTLVCFLSTSLYGISLVLRSVCPTQHLLTALLYCPEVYNQYSSALCFTCAWYCSIVTGGLLHLLLVQVINVSYNVTEREARVALREKTARRALWGLVVDTGVYSRGFCGNWAEFMTMGDRVNSPSPLQTDLVALVGVVNKEEKL, from the exons ATGAAGAAACGAGCCAAGAGGCGGCAGGAGGAAGACGAGACCTTGTGCTGCTGTGAGTACGTCAACAGACACGGAGAGCGCAGCCATGTAGCAgcctgctgctgtgactgtgaggaCCTGGATGATGCTTTTGACAG GCTTCTGAAGAAGGAGCCCCAGAAACCTGAATCTCTTTCGAAGGTGGCAGAGGTCGTCACAGACAGGATTCGAGTGCCATGGCTGTGGGGTGGAGCCCGGAAACTGGACCTGTCTGTTGTTCCTCCTCTTATCCTCCTTCCAGTCCTGCTGCATCTCGCTGCTCTCCACTTCCTGCTCGGCATCGTGAGCCTGATCGCTCTGCCCGGCTTGGTGTTGTGGTACTACTACTTCACCCACCGCAAGAAGGGACAGactctcttcttcctcagcCTGGCTCTCTTCTCCCTGGCCTACATGTACTACTTGTTCCTCACTGAGGTGTTTCCCCGCGGCGATATTGGTCCCGTCCAGGTGTTGGGGGTCACTGTCGGGGTCATCCTCACCCTAGTAGCTCTCATCCACAGTAAGAGAGGACCTGGCACTGTGCTGCCGAACCAAGAGGCCGTCCACAGCACAGTAACATATTACAGCCCTCTGGCAGACAGGGACCCTGCCGTCAATGGGGGGAGGCACGATGTGACAATGACGGTAAACAACCGGTCTGGCTCAGTGGAGCAGTCGGGAATAGAGCTGAAGGACAGTAGGAACTGGTGTCCTGTGTGCAGGGTGGTGCGACCCCCGAGGGCGGGACATTGTCGGATCTGTGGTGTCTGCGTGCTGCGCCTCGACCACCACTGTGTCTG GATAAACAGCTGTGTGGGTCAGGCCAACCATCGCAGCTTCCTGCTGACGCTCGTTTGCTTCCTCTCGACGTCTCTGTATGGGATCAGCCTGGTGCTGCGGAGCGTTTGTCCCACACAACACCTGCTTACTGCTCTGCTGTATTGCCCCGAGGTCTACAACCAGTACAG CTCTGCACTTTGCTTCACCTGTGCCTGGTACTGCAGCATCGTGACTGGCGGTctgcttcacctgctgctgGTGCAGGTCATCAATGTCAGCTACAACGTGAcggagcgcgaggcgcgcgtgGCTTTGCGAGAGAAGACCGCTCGGAGAGCCCTGTGGGGACTCGTCGTGGACACTGGCGTCTACTCACGAGGTTTCTGCGGCAACTGGGCCGAGTTCATGACCATGGGAGACAGAGTGaactctccctctcctctccaaaCAGACCTGGT TGCCTTGGTTGGAGTCgtcaacaaagaagaaaaactgtga